From a single Desulfonatronovibrio hydrogenovorans DSM 9292 genomic region:
- a CDS encoding restriction endonuclease subunit S has product MMKNKSNIFPNSWIEKTIEDVCTSPQYGYTTKAVENGDIKLLRTTDITSGKINWKTVPYCLKNPENPKKYFLKEGDIVISRAGSVGISYLITKPEKAVFASYLIRFNPLINKKLFKYFLESPFYWTNISEKKLGIAVQNVNATKLKSIKLPVPPLSEQLRIVDKIEELFSELDNGVESLKKAREQLKTYRQAVLKYAFEGKLTQEWREQQIQAGNPLEPAEKLLERIKKEREAHYQKQVEEWKKACEQAKKDGSKKTAKPRKPKDLSPLTENELAELPELPDAWGWSYLDYCGYWTGGGTPSKQRKDYWLDGDVLWVSPKDMKNQYIKITIDKITKAAVEESSAKLIPSDSVLFVVRSGILRRTLPVSITTEISTVNQDLQAFTPFKVFPEYVYWYCVANEFNIRNNCAKSGTTVESIETTQLKKYRISLCSPEEQQAIVSEIEIRLSVCDQLEQTIEDSLTKAEALRQSILKKAFEGELTREWRAAHPELISGENSAESLLARIREEKESLRKNSPQRLKRRKGKSNK; this is encoded by the coding sequence ATGATGAAAAACAAATCAAACATTTTTCCTAATAGTTGGATAGAAAAAACAATTGAAGACGTTTGCACCAGCCCACAATATGGTTATACAACAAAAGCTGTCGAAAATGGAGACATAAAACTTTTAAGAACAACAGATATTACATCGGGCAAAATAAATTGGAAGACGGTACCTTATTGTTTAAAGAACCCAGAAAATCCAAAAAAATATTTTTTAAAAGAGGGAGATATTGTTATATCTCGTGCTGGTTCAGTTGGTATTAGCTATTTGATTACAAAACCAGAAAAAGCGGTATTTGCTTCTTATTTGATTCGTTTTAATCCATTAATAAACAAAAAACTATTCAAATATTTCTTAGAAAGCCCATTTTATTGGACAAACATATCAGAAAAAAAACTTGGAATAGCTGTTCAAAATGTAAATGCAACGAAATTAAAATCCATTAAATTGCCAGTCCCTCCCCTTAGCGAACAACTCCGCATTGTAGACAAAATCGAAGAACTCTTTTCCGAACTGGACAACGGCGTTGAAAGCCTGAAAAAAGCCAGGGAACAGTTGAAAACCTATCGTCAGGCTGTGCTGAAATATGCCTTTGAAGGCAAGCTGACCCAGGAATGGCGGGAACAGCAGATACAGGCCGGAAACCCGCTGGAGCCTGCGGAAAAGCTTCTGGAACGCATCAAAAAAGAGCGGGAAGCGCATTATCAGAAACAGGTGGAAGAATGGAAAAAGGCCTGTGAGCAGGCAAAGAAAGACGGCAGTAAAAAAACCGCCAAACCCAGAAAACCCAAAGACCTGTCGCCACTCACGGAAAATGAACTGGCTGAGTTGCCGGAACTGCCAGATGCTTGGGGATGGTCATATCTCGACTATTGTGGTTATTGGACTGGGGGAGGAACTCCAAGCAAACAAAGAAAAGATTATTGGCTTGATGGAGATGTTTTGTGGGTTTCCCCGAAAGACATGAAGAATCAATATATAAAAATTACGATTGATAAGATAACAAAGGCTGCTGTTGAAGAATCAAGTGCAAAGCTTATTCCATCGGACTCAGTTTTATTTGTTGTACGGAGTGGAATTTTGCGAAGAACACTGCCTGTATCAATTACAACTGAAATTTCCACAGTAAATCAGGATTTACAAGCGTTTACTCCATTTAAAGTTTTCCCCGAATATGTTTATTGGTACTGTGTAGCGAATGAATTTAATATTCGCAATAATTGCGCGAAAAGTGGAACAACGGTTGAAAGCATCGAAACAACCCAGCTAAAAAAGTATAGAATATCTTTATGCTCACCGGAAGAACAACAAGCCATAGTTTCCGAAATCGAAATCCGCCTCTCAGTCTGTGATCAGCTGGAACAAACCATTGAAGACAGCCTGACAAAGGCTGAAGCCCTGCGGCAGAGCATTCTGAAAAAGGCATTTGAAGGGGAGCTGACCAGGGAGTGGAGGGCGGCGCACCCGGAACTGATTTCCGGTGAAAACTCGGCGGAAAGCCTGCTGGCGCGTATCCGGGAGGAAAAGGAAAGCCTGCGTAAGAATTCACCGCAAAGGCTCAAAAGACGCAAAGGGAAATCAAACAAATGA